One genomic region from Candidatus Micrarchaeia archaeon encodes:
- a CDS encoding KH domain-containing protein: MKKIVVPGEKISDAPFMAETTFVEGNKTYASVAGMMDEENKFVPTKSVYSPRQGDAVVGIVVYIRGNGYKVDLNLPFEGFLSGKDTRVPFSMGEIMFGKVKDVDEIGNVDLIDVRKLAPGKIMDFPAAKVPRLIGKRNSMLNTIMQGTGTEVYVGNNGYVWLSGGNISLALKAIDMVNRKSHMSGLTNEIADFLAKHKDE; this comes from the coding sequence GTGAAGAAAATCGTAGTGCCGGGAGAGAAGATTTCCGACGCTCCGTTCATGGCCGAGACCACTTTCGTGGAGGGAAACAAGACCTACGCGAGCGTGGCGGGCATGATGGACGAGGAGAACAAGTTCGTGCCCACGAAAAGCGTGTATTCCCCGAGGCAGGGCGACGCGGTGGTGGGCATAGTGGTGTACATCAGGGGCAACGGGTACAAGGTTGATTTGAACCTTCCGTTCGAGGGCTTCCTTTCCGGGAAGGACACGCGCGTGCCTTTCAGCATGGGCGAGATAATGTTCGGGAAGGTGAAGGACGTAGATGAGATAGGGAACGTGGACCTCATAGACGTGCGCAAGCTCGCGCCAGGGAAAATAATGGACTTCCCGGCCGCGAAAGTGCCCCGCCTCATAGGGAAGCGCAACAGCATGCTCAACACGATAATGCAGGGCACCGGAACCGAAGTGTACGTAGGGAACAACGGCTACGTCTGGCTCTCCGGGGGAAACATAAGCCTCGCGCTGAAAGCCATAGACATGGTGAACCGGAAATCGCACATGAGCGGGCTCACGAACGAAATCGCGGATTTCCTCGCGAAGCACAAGGACGAATGA
- a CDS encoding exosome complex exonuclease Rrp41 (involved in the 3' to 5' degradation of a variety of RNA species; forms a trimer of heterodimers (hexamer) with Rrp42; Rrp41 is the catalytically active subunit), whose product MGGGEKPKLIIDGKRIDGRGLDDSRPVKIEAGVLNEAEGSAYVEWGGNKVLAGVYGPRECIPKHDANPFKALMKCRYTMSPFASKEEHSRSGPNRRSIEISKVIREVFESLVITELFPMTQIDVYIDVLQAEGGTRVSAITAAAVALADAGIPMKDMVSGIAVGKIDGEIAVDLGRDEDNFGQSDVPMAVSHRNKDILLLQMDGLLTKAEFERAMDKAISASEKLHALQSDAIVRSYEKLESEGLSL is encoded by the coding sequence ATGGGAGGCGGAGAAAAACCCAAACTCATAATAGACGGAAAGAGGATAGACGGACGCGGGCTCGACGATTCGAGGCCGGTCAAAATCGAGGCAGGAGTGCTCAACGAAGCCGAAGGCTCGGCCTACGTGGAATGGGGCGGGAACAAGGTCCTCGCCGGAGTGTACGGGCCGCGCGAGTGCATACCGAAGCACGACGCGAACCCGTTCAAGGCGCTCATGAAGTGCAGGTACACGATGTCCCCGTTCGCGAGCAAGGAGGAGCACAGCAGGAGCGGCCCGAACAGGCGCAGCATCGAGATTTCGAAAGTGATAAGGGAAGTTTTCGAGAGCCTCGTGATAACCGAGCTGTTCCCGATGACTCAGATAGACGTTTACATAGACGTGCTCCAGGCAGAAGGGGGCACCAGGGTGAGCGCGATAACCGCGGCCGCGGTCGCGCTTGCTGATGCCGGAATCCCCATGAAGGACATGGTTTCCGGAATCGCCGTAGGGAAGATAGACGGCGAAATAGCCGTGGACCTGGGAAGGGACGAGGACAATTTCGGGCAGAGCGACGTTCCCATGGCCGTTTCGCACAGGAACAAGGACATACTGCTCCTGCAGATGGACGGCCTGCTCACGAAAGCCGAATTCGAGCGTGCGATGGACAAGGCCATCTCGGCTTCCGAGAAGCTACACGCGCTCCAGTCGGACGCGATAGTGCGCAGCTACGAGAAGCTGGAATCCGAGGGGCTCAGCCTCTGA
- the rrp42 gene encoding exosome complex protein Rrp42, producing MGESAKDVVMHDIKKGVLLDIFKKGERMDGRGFEDYRPISVKKGVIATAEGSALAKIGKTQILVGAKFDAVTPFADRPNEGVFSVNCEFLPLASPTFEPGPPNENSIQLARVTDRGIRSAEVEGDSPITANFFLEEGKVLALYLDIYVLDHSGNMTDAASLAAMGALMSAKIPKYSEGKLVRTESIGGLPLKHFPISTTIAKIDKYLLVDPSKEENLVADSTLTITTTQTGLLASMQKTKGAMSRDEVLQAVDIAFKKGDELRKYIL from the coding sequence ATGGGAGAAAGCGCAAAAGACGTAGTTATGCACGACATAAAGAAAGGGGTGCTTCTGGACATTTTCAAGAAGGGCGAGCGCATGGACGGCCGCGGATTCGAGGATTACCGTCCGATAAGCGTGAAGAAAGGCGTGATAGCCACCGCAGAAGGCTCCGCGCTTGCGAAGATAGGCAAGACGCAGATTCTTGTGGGCGCTAAATTCGACGCTGTAACCCCGTTCGCGGACAGGCCGAACGAGGGGGTTTTCAGCGTGAACTGCGAATTCCTTCCGCTCGCGAGCCCCACGTTCGAGCCAGGGCCTCCGAACGAGAATTCCATACAGCTCGCGCGCGTGACCGACAGGGGCATAAGGAGCGCCGAGGTCGAAGGCGACAGTCCGATAACCGCGAATTTCTTCCTCGAGGAGGGGAAGGTGCTCGCGCTTTATTTGGACATTTACGTGCTGGACCACTCAGGCAACATGACCGACGCGGCTTCGCTCGCGGCCATGGGCGCGCTCATGAGCGCGAAAATACCGAAATACTCGGAAGGGAAGCTGGTGCGCACCGAATCCATAGGAGGGCTCCCGCTCAAGCACTTCCCGATTTCCACCACGATAGCCAAGATTGACAAGTACCTTCTCGTGGACCCGTCCAAGGAGGAGAACCTTGTCGCTGACTCGACACTGACGATAACCACCACGCAGACAGGCCTGCTCGCGTCCATGCAGAAGACCAAGGGCGCGATGAGCAGGGATGAAGTGCTGCAGGCGGTGGACATAGCGTTTAAAAAAGGTGACGAGCTAAGGAAATACATTCTCTGA